In Stutzerimonas stutzeri, a genomic segment contains:
- the bioC gene encoding malonyl-ACP O-methyltransferase BioC, with amino-acid sequence MSESVVLHAPGAESALPDKRQVAASFSRAAASYDSVADLQRAVGNVLCDRLPCGLRPAAWLDLGCGTGYFSRALASRFPIADGVAMDIAEGMLQHARPLGGADAFVAGDAECLPLRDASVDLIFSSLALQWCEEFSSVLSEANRVLRHDGIFAFSSLCSGTLQELRDSWQAVDGFAHVNRFRSEQAYRQLCAASGLSVVSLDMQPQVLHFAELRQLTAELKALGAHNLNPGRPGGLTGRARVRALIDAYERFRTPAGLPATYQVIYGVLRKDDR; translated from the coding sequence ATGAGTGAGTCGGTCGTGCTGCACGCGCCAGGTGCCGAATCTGCGCTGCCCGATAAGCGTCAGGTGGCCGCGTCGTTTTCCCGCGCCGCGGCCAGCTACGATTCGGTGGCCGATCTGCAGCGAGCGGTCGGTAACGTGCTGTGCGATCGCTTGCCTTGCGGTCTGCGCCCCGCAGCGTGGCTTGATCTGGGGTGTGGTACCGGCTATTTCTCCCGTGCCTTGGCGAGCCGTTTTCCCATCGCCGATGGTGTGGCGATGGACATCGCCGAAGGCATGTTGCAGCACGCGCGACCGCTAGGCGGCGCTGACGCGTTCGTGGCGGGCGACGCCGAGTGTCTGCCGTTGCGCGACGCATCGGTCGACTTGATTTTCTCCAGCCTGGCGCTGCAGTGGTGCGAAGAATTTTCCTCGGTGCTGAGCGAGGCGAACAGAGTGCTGCGCCACGATGGAATCTTCGCCTTCAGCAGTCTGTGCAGCGGCACCCTGCAGGAATTGCGCGACAGCTGGCAGGCGGTGGATGGCTTCGCCCACGTCAACCGTTTCCGCAGTGAGCAAGCCTACCGGCAGCTTTGCGCTGCCAGCGGTTTGAGCGTGGTGAGCCTCGATATGCAGCCGCAGGTGCTGCACTTTGCCGAGTTGCGCCAGCTGACCGCCGAGCTCAAAGCGCTTGGTGCGCATAACCTGAACCCTGGCCGGCCCGGCGGGCTTACCGGGCGGGCGCGAGTTCGCGCGCTGATCGACGCCTACGAGCGCTTCCGCACCCCTGCCGGGTTACCGGCGACCTATCAGGTGATCTACGGCGTGCTGCGCAAGGATGATCGATGA
- a CDS encoding alpha/beta fold hydrolase — translation MRNQLILLPGWAFGPAALQPLCEALVELAPNLDVVIEPLPELSEAHAWLDELDQRLPRDSWLAGWSLGGMLASQLAARRVDSCRGLITIASNPCFRARPQWPEAMGADIFDAFHEAFRLDPEETLKRFRLLCSRGGYDPRTLARQLEVSQSQSSSQVLDAGLQLLAELDGRGALHGYFGPQLHLFAGNDALVPAAACGALRRWMPGIKAELMAGASHALALERADDVAAAMVAFINGASA, via the coding sequence ATGCGTAATCAGCTGATCTTATTGCCCGGCTGGGCGTTCGGCCCGGCCGCGTTGCAGCCGCTGTGCGAGGCGTTGGTCGAACTGGCGCCCAATCTCGACGTCGTGATCGAGCCCTTGCCCGAACTGAGTGAGGCGCACGCCTGGCTCGACGAGCTTGACCAACGCCTGCCGCGCGACAGCTGGTTGGCGGGTTGGTCGCTGGGCGGCATGCTGGCCTCACAACTGGCGGCGCGTCGCGTCGATAGCTGCCGCGGGCTGATTACCATCGCCAGTAACCCCTGCTTCCGTGCCCGGCCGCAGTGGCCGGAAGCCATGGGTGCGGACATTTTCGACGCCTTTCACGAGGCGTTCCGGCTCGACCCTGAGGAAACCCTTAAGCGCTTCCGTTTACTCTGCAGCCGGGGTGGCTACGATCCGCGGACACTGGCTCGGCAACTGGAGGTCAGTCAGTCCCAGTCGTCGTCGCAGGTGTTGGATGCGGGTTTGCAGTTGCTGGCTGAGCTGGACGGGCGTGGTGCGCTGCACGGTTATTTCGGCCCGCAGTTGCACCTGTTTGCCGGTAACGATGCGCTGGTGCCGGCAGCTGCCTGCGGCGCGCTGCGGCGTTGGATGCCTGGCATCAAGGCCGAGCTGATGGCCGGCGCGAGCCATGCCCTTGCACTGGAGCGGGCCGATGACGTGGCGGCGGCGATGGTGGCCTTCATCAACGGCGCCTCGGCATGA
- the bioF gene encoding 8-amino-7-oxononanoate synthase, with translation MPFDLQSRLVERRAAHLYRHRPLLDTPQQPEVTVDGEPLLAFCSNDYLGLASHPEVIRAMQQGAERWGVGGGASHLVMGHSTPHHQLEEALAEFTGRPRALLFSTGYMANLAAVTALVGQGDTVLEDRINHASLLDAGLLSGARFSRYLHNDPASLAKRLEKATGNILVVTDGVFSMDGDLADLPALCATAKARNAWVMVDDAHGFGPLGANGGGIVEHFGLGIDDVPVLVGTLGKAFGTAGAFVAGSEELIETLIQFARPYIYTTSQPPAVACATLKSLELLRSEAWRRDHLNRLIARFRQGAAEIGLTLMDSPTPIQPILVGSSERALKLSAALRERGILVGAIRPPTVPAGSARLRVTFSASHSEAQVERLLDILAECWNRLAEEPEANA, from the coding sequence ATGCCTTTCGATCTGCAATCCCGCCTAGTCGAACGCCGCGCGGCCCATCTCTATCGCCATCGCCCCCTGCTGGATACACCGCAGCAGCCAGAGGTGACGGTCGACGGCGAGCCGCTCTTGGCTTTTTGCTCCAACGACTACCTCGGGCTTGCCAGCCATCCAGAGGTGATCCGCGCCATGCAGCAGGGCGCGGAGCGTTGGGGCGTGGGTGGCGGCGCCTCGCATCTGGTGATGGGCCACAGCACACCGCACCACCAGCTTGAAGAAGCGCTCGCCGAATTCACCGGCCGGCCACGAGCGCTGCTGTTTTCCACCGGCTACATGGCCAACCTTGCGGCCGTTACGGCGCTGGTGGGGCAGGGCGATACGGTGCTCGAAGACCGGATCAATCACGCCTCGCTGCTCGATGCCGGACTGCTCAGCGGTGCGCGCTTCTCGCGTTATCTGCACAACGATCCGGCCAGCCTGGCCAAGCGGCTGGAGAAGGCGACCGGCAATATCTTGGTGGTAACTGACGGTGTGTTCAGCATGGACGGTGATCTGGCCGACCTGCCAGCCCTGTGCGCCACCGCAAAAGCCCGCAACGCCTGGGTGATGGTTGACGACGCCCACGGTTTCGGTCCGCTGGGCGCGAACGGCGGTGGCATCGTCGAGCATTTCGGCTTGGGCATCGACGACGTGCCTGTGCTGGTCGGCACGCTGGGCAAGGCGTTCGGTACCGCAGGTGCCTTCGTGGCCGGCAGTGAAGAACTGATCGAGACGCTGATTCAGTTCGCCCGGCCCTACATCTACACCACCAGCCAGCCACCGGCGGTCGCCTGCGCGACCCTGAAAAGTCTGGAGTTGCTGCGCAGCGAAGCGTGGCGCCGCGATCACCTGAATCGCCTGATAGCACGCTTTCGCCAAGGCGCTGCCGAGATCGGGCTGACCCTGATGGACAGCCCGACGCCTATTCAGCCGATTCTGGTCGGCAGCAGCGAGCGTGCCTTGAAGCTCTCCGCCGCCCTGCGCGAGCGGGGGATTTTGGTCGGCGCGATCCGCCCGCCCACCGTGCCGGCCGGCAGCGCGCGGCTGCGCGTGACCTTCAGTGCGTCGCATAGCGAGGCGCAGGTGGAACGACTGCTGGATATCCTGGCCGAATGCTGGAATCGATTGGCCGAGGAGCCTGAAGCGAATGCGTAA